A stretch of Salarias fasciatus chromosome 23, fSalaFa1.1, whole genome shotgun sequence DNA encodes these proteins:
- the zfr2 gene encoding zinc finger RNA-binding protein isoform X3: protein MAASNYFGFTHGAGPQYSTQPPPAYSHPSTASYSVQQAPAVAHAVTASYSPAPVQASRPVATAPYPAYQSHQAPPDYTYRQPDPPQPTTTPQTYQVYSDTDNYNYGRPAAVTTYDNKQYYQTSIASAQRTPTENYYQTVGVKSAYSPAPTTVYSQPHHPQRQVTALKPLAPSSSVSTSYNIYPVSTSVQQPPTPISSYTLGSSFSSSVSATSYSGISYSNYDSIGYTSTSTPSYYQPAQQTLSQPQPPPQQSQQQQQPQPPIQAPPKQLTSSSWSNSGSNMVTAPTGNSYKKPMFHQSKLQKPKGPPKQPQLHYCDICKISCAGPQTYREHLEGQKHKKKEAALKSGGQTGTNNGPRGVQTQLRCELCDVSCTGVDAYAAHIRGAKHQKVVKLHTKLGKPIPSTEPVLVNSAPVLTTATAGKPPVSSTSSSTSTTTSSCSVPTPVSTSSTPATAPKQVATSTLGKMTQPVKKPAPSKITVISTKPASAAPPAAAAAAAMVPAAAKVEEPVQPLVQRMEPQSEDEDGDRAGGQGDIQPVGHDYVEEVRNDDGKVIRFHCKLCECSFNDPNAKDMHLKGRRHRLQYKKKVNPELPVEIKPSNRARKLQESKLKKQKQKAVLKRQRDDEQRWHMEMRRYEEDMYWRRMEEEQMYWGEQRRRMAPPPLMSRPGMPVPPLLTCVRRPDSPDDRHIMAKHSTIYPVEEELQAVQRIVSHSERALKLVSDTLLDTETPAVAATDEGDEKGAQTPARLLKGVMRVGILAKGLLLRGDRNVELILLTAKKPNVSLLKSIAKQLPKELATFSEDQYEVQAHPEEANIIIFSSKEPKMQVTISLTSPRMREDPAAEIDKQAGGKAAEKGLTEKDPPDLLNKKKCMDYLAALRHAKWFQARANGLQSCVIIIRVLRDLCQRVPTWGKLPCWAMELLVEKVISSATGPLSPGEAMRRVLECISTGILLPDGPGLMDPCEKEPTDALETMSLQAREEITASAQHALRLLAFRQIHKVLGMESLPVSKASARNRKRRRDVSETGEGEGEGKKDKKEESASA from the exons cacCCAGCCTCCCCCAGCTTACTCGCACCCTTCCACAGCCAGTTACAGCGTCCAGCAGGCTCCAGCTGTGGCCCATGCAGTGACCGCGTCCTACTCTCCAGCTCCGGTGCAGGCGTCCCGGCCTGTGGCCACAGCCCCTTACCCCGCCTATCAGAGCCATCAAGCCCCCCCAGACTACACCTACAGGCAGCCTGATCCCCCTcagcccaccaccaccccacAGACGTACCAGGTATATTCAGACACG GATAACTACAACTATGGGCGTCCTGCTGCTGTGACGACCTATGACAATAAGCAGTACTACCAGACAAGTATAGCCTCGGCTCAGAGGACGCCCACAGAGAATTACTACCAAACAG TAGGAGTGAAGAGTGCTTACAGCCCTGCCCCCACCACTGTGTACAGTCAACCCCATCATCCTCAGCGACAAGTGACCGCCCTGAAGCCTCTAGCCCCCTCCAGTTCAGTGTCTACAAGTTACAACATTTACCCCGTGTCCACCAGCGTCCAGCAGCCGCCCACTCCCATTTCTTCGTACACTCTCGGCTCCTCTTTCAGCTCCTCGGTTTCAGCCACCTCCTACTCAG GCATCAGCTACTCCAATTATGATTCAATTGGATATACCTCAACATCCACCCCTTCCTATTATCAACCGGCTCAACAGACGCTCTCCCAGCCCCAACCTCCGCCGCAGCagtcgcagcagcagcaacagcccCAGCCGCCCATCCAGGCTCCCCCCAAGCAGCTGACAAGCTCGTCCTGGAGTAACTCAGGTAGCAACATGGTGACAGCTCCAACTGGAAACAGCTACAAAAAGCCAATGTTTCATCAGAGCAAGCTGCAAAAACCCAAAGGGCCTCCCAAACAGCCACAGCTTCATTACTGTGACATTTGCAAGATCAGCTGTGCAGGCCCTCAG ACATACCGAGAGCACCTTGAAGGTCAGaagcataaaaaaaaggaagcagccCTGAAGTCTGGAGGGCAGACTGGGACCAACAATGGCCCCAGAGGGGTCCAAACTCAACTGCGCTGTGAGCTGTGTGATGTCTCTTGCACTGGAGTGGATGCCTATGCTGCCCATATCCGTGGGGCCAAACACCAGAAG GTGGTGAAACTTCACACCAAACTTGGGAAACCTATCCCTTCCACTGAGCCAGTGTTGGTGAATTCTGCACCAGTCCTCACAACCGCAACAGCTGGGAAACCTCCagtctcctccacctcttcctccacctccaccaccacctcatcCTGCTCTGTTCCCACCCCGGTCTCGACCAGCTCAACTCCTGCAACAGCACCCAAACAGGTGGCGACAAGCACTTTGGGTAAAATGACGCAGCCAGTGAAGAAACCAGCTCCTTCCAAAATAACAGTCATTT CCACTAAACCAGCCAGTGctgcaccaccagcagcagcagctgcagcagcgatgGTGCCAGCAGCAGCCAAGGTGGAGGAGCCTGTGCAGCCTTTGGTCCAGAGGATGGAGCCAcagagtgaggatgaggatggtgaCAGAGCTGGAGGTCAGGGGGACATCCAGCCAGTTGGACACGACTATGTTGAAGAG GTTCGTAACGATGACGGGAAAGTTATTCGGTTCCACTGTAAGTTGTGCGAGTGCAGCTTCAATGACCCCAATGCTAAAGACATGCATCTGAAGGGAAGAAGGCACAGGCTGCAGTACAAG AAGAAAGTCAATCCAGAGCTTCCTGTGGAGATCAAACCCAGTAACCGAgccaggaagctgcaggagagcaaactcaagaaacaaaagcagaaagcGGTGCTGAAGCGGCAGAGAGATGACGAGCAGCGCTGGCACATGGAGATGAG GCGGTATGAGGAGGACATGTactggaggaggatggaggaggagcagatgtACTGGGGGGAGCAGAGGCGCAGGATGGCCCCTCCACCCCTGATGAGCCGCCCTGGCATGCCAGTGCCTCCTTTACTG ACTTGCGTGCGCCGGCCTGACTCCCCGGATGATCGTCACATTATGGCAAAACACTCCACCATTTacccggtggaggaggagctgcaggcagtTCAGAGGATTGTCTCACACTCTGAGAGGGCCTTAAAACTGGTGTCAGATACGCTGCTAGATACAGAGACACCAGCTGTTGCTGCTACTGATGAAGGAGACGAAAAAGG TGCTCAAACTCCGGCTCGGCTGCTGAAAGGTGTGATGAGGGTGGGTATCCTGGCCAAAGGCCTGCTGCTTCGTGGAGACAGAAATGTGGAGCTCATACTTCTCACTGCGAAGAAACCCAACGTCTCTCTCCTGAAGAGCATTGCCAAGCAGCTGCCAAAGGAGCTGGCG ACATTTTCTGAAGATCAGTATGAGGTGCAGGCTCACCCCGAGGAGGCGAACATCATCATATTTTCAAGCAAGGAGCCCAAAATGCAGGTGACCATTTCTCTCACCTCGCCGCGGATGAGGGAGGACCCTGCTGCTGAGATCGACAAGCAGGCAGGAGGAAAAGCGGCGGAGAAAG GTTTGACTGAGAAGGATCCTCCTGATCTTCTGAATAAGAAGAAATGTATGGATTACCTCGCTGCTCTTCGTCATGCCAAATGGTTTCAG GCTCGTGCAAACGGACTGCAGTCGTGTGTGATCATCATTCGAGTGCTAAGAGATTTATGTCAGCGGGTTCCCACCTGGGGGAAGCTGCCTTGTTGG GCAATGGAACTTCTGGTGGAGAAGGTGATTAGCAGCGCCACCGGCCCGCTCAGCCCAGGAGAGGCGATGCGCAGAGTGCTGGAGTGCATCTCCACCGGCATCCTGCTGCCAG ATGGACCAGGTTTAATGGACCCCTGTGAGAAAGAGCCAACGGACGCTTTGGAAACGATGAGCCTTCAAGCGAGGGAGGAGATCACAGCCAGCGCACAG CACGCTCTACGGCTGCTCGCTTTCCGCCAGATCCACAAGGTTTTGGGCATGGAGTCGTTGCCAGTGTCCAAGGCCAGCGCCCGTAACCGCAAGCGTCGACGGGACGTCAGTGAGACAGGCGAAGGCGAGGGCGAGGGCAAGAAAGACAAGAAGGAAGAATCAGCGAGTGCTTGA
- the zfr2 gene encoding zinc finger RNA-binding protein isoform X2 — protein MAASNYFGFTHGAGPQYSTQPPPAYSHPSTASYSVQQAPAVAHAVTASYSPAPVQASRPVATAPYPAYQSHQAPPDYTYRQPDPPQPTTTPQTYQVYSDTDNYNYGRPAAVTTYDNKQYYQTSIASAQRTPTENYYQTGVKSAYSPAPTTVYSQPHHPQRQVTALKPLAPSSSVSTSYNIYPVSTSVQQPPTPISSYTLGSSFSSSVSATSYSGISYSNYDSIGYTSTSTPSYYQPAQQTLSQPQPPPQQSQQQQQPQPPIQAPPKQLTSSSWSNSGSNMVTAPTGNSYKKPMFHQSKLQKPKGPPKQPQLHYCDICKISCAGPQTYREHLEGQKHKKKEAALKSGGQTGTNNGPRGVQTQLRCELCDVSCTGVDAYAAHIRGAKHQKVVKLHTKLGKPIPSTEPVLVNSAPVLTTATAGKPPVSSTSSSTSTTTSSCSVPTPVSTSSTPATAPKQVATSTLGKMTQPVKKPAPSKITVISTKPASAAPPAAAAAAAMVPAAAKVEEPVQPLVQRMEPQSEDEDGDRAGGQGDIQPVGHDYVEEVRNDDGKVIRFHCKLCECSFNDPNAKDMHLKGRRHRLQYKKKVNPELPVEIKPSNRARKLQESKLKKQKQKAVLKRQRDDEQRWHMEMRRYEEDMYWRRMEEEQMYWGEQRRRMAPPPLMSRPGMPVPPLLTCVRRPDSPDDRHIMAKHSTIYPVEEELQAVQRIVSHSERALKLVSDTLLDTETPAVAATDEGDEKGAQTPARLLKGVMRVGILAKGLLLRGDRNVELILLTAKKPNVSLLKSIAKQLPKELATFSEDQYEVQAHPEEANIIIFSSKEPKMQVTISLTSPRMREDPAAEIDKQAGGKAAEKAGLTEKDPPDLLNKKKCMDYLAALRHAKWFQARANGLQSCVIIIRVLRDLCQRVPTWGKLPCWAMELLVEKVISSATGPLSPGEAMRRVLECISTGILLPDGPGLMDPCEKEPTDALETMSLQAREEITASAQHALRLLAFRQIHKVLGMESLPVSKASARNRKRRRDVSETGEGEGEGKKDKKEESASA, from the exons cacCCAGCCTCCCCCAGCTTACTCGCACCCTTCCACAGCCAGTTACAGCGTCCAGCAGGCTCCAGCTGTGGCCCATGCAGTGACCGCGTCCTACTCTCCAGCTCCGGTGCAGGCGTCCCGGCCTGTGGCCACAGCCCCTTACCCCGCCTATCAGAGCCATCAAGCCCCCCCAGACTACACCTACAGGCAGCCTGATCCCCCTcagcccaccaccaccccacAGACGTACCAGGTATATTCAGACACG GATAACTACAACTATGGGCGTCCTGCTGCTGTGACGACCTATGACAATAAGCAGTACTACCAGACAAGTATAGCCTCGGCTCAGAGGACGCCCACAGAGAATTACTACCAAACAG GAGTGAAGAGTGCTTACAGCCCTGCCCCCACCACTGTGTACAGTCAACCCCATCATCCTCAGCGACAAGTGACCGCCCTGAAGCCTCTAGCCCCCTCCAGTTCAGTGTCTACAAGTTACAACATTTACCCCGTGTCCACCAGCGTCCAGCAGCCGCCCACTCCCATTTCTTCGTACACTCTCGGCTCCTCTTTCAGCTCCTCGGTTTCAGCCACCTCCTACTCAG GCATCAGCTACTCCAATTATGATTCAATTGGATATACCTCAACATCCACCCCTTCCTATTATCAACCGGCTCAACAGACGCTCTCCCAGCCCCAACCTCCGCCGCAGCagtcgcagcagcagcaacagcccCAGCCGCCCATCCAGGCTCCCCCCAAGCAGCTGACAAGCTCGTCCTGGAGTAACTCAGGTAGCAACATGGTGACAGCTCCAACTGGAAACAGCTACAAAAAGCCAATGTTTCATCAGAGCAAGCTGCAAAAACCCAAAGGGCCTCCCAAACAGCCACAGCTTCATTACTGTGACATTTGCAAGATCAGCTGTGCAGGCCCTCAG ACATACCGAGAGCACCTTGAAGGTCAGaagcataaaaaaaaggaagcagccCTGAAGTCTGGAGGGCAGACTGGGACCAACAATGGCCCCAGAGGGGTCCAAACTCAACTGCGCTGTGAGCTGTGTGATGTCTCTTGCACTGGAGTGGATGCCTATGCTGCCCATATCCGTGGGGCCAAACACCAGAAG GTGGTGAAACTTCACACCAAACTTGGGAAACCTATCCCTTCCACTGAGCCAGTGTTGGTGAATTCTGCACCAGTCCTCACAACCGCAACAGCTGGGAAACCTCCagtctcctccacctcttcctccacctccaccaccacctcatcCTGCTCTGTTCCCACCCCGGTCTCGACCAGCTCAACTCCTGCAACAGCACCCAAACAGGTGGCGACAAGCACTTTGGGTAAAATGACGCAGCCAGTGAAGAAACCAGCTCCTTCCAAAATAACAGTCATTT CCACTAAACCAGCCAGTGctgcaccaccagcagcagcagctgcagcagcgatgGTGCCAGCAGCAGCCAAGGTGGAGGAGCCTGTGCAGCCTTTGGTCCAGAGGATGGAGCCAcagagtgaggatgaggatggtgaCAGAGCTGGAGGTCAGGGGGACATCCAGCCAGTTGGACACGACTATGTTGAAGAG GTTCGTAACGATGACGGGAAAGTTATTCGGTTCCACTGTAAGTTGTGCGAGTGCAGCTTCAATGACCCCAATGCTAAAGACATGCATCTGAAGGGAAGAAGGCACAGGCTGCAGTACAAG AAGAAAGTCAATCCAGAGCTTCCTGTGGAGATCAAACCCAGTAACCGAgccaggaagctgcaggagagcaaactcaagaaacaaaagcagaaagcGGTGCTGAAGCGGCAGAGAGATGACGAGCAGCGCTGGCACATGGAGATGAG GCGGTATGAGGAGGACATGTactggaggaggatggaggaggagcagatgtACTGGGGGGAGCAGAGGCGCAGGATGGCCCCTCCACCCCTGATGAGCCGCCCTGGCATGCCAGTGCCTCCTTTACTG ACTTGCGTGCGCCGGCCTGACTCCCCGGATGATCGTCACATTATGGCAAAACACTCCACCATTTacccggtggaggaggagctgcaggcagtTCAGAGGATTGTCTCACACTCTGAGAGGGCCTTAAAACTGGTGTCAGATACGCTGCTAGATACAGAGACACCAGCTGTTGCTGCTACTGATGAAGGAGACGAAAAAGG TGCTCAAACTCCGGCTCGGCTGCTGAAAGGTGTGATGAGGGTGGGTATCCTGGCCAAAGGCCTGCTGCTTCGTGGAGACAGAAATGTGGAGCTCATACTTCTCACTGCGAAGAAACCCAACGTCTCTCTCCTGAAGAGCATTGCCAAGCAGCTGCCAAAGGAGCTGGCG ACATTTTCTGAAGATCAGTATGAGGTGCAGGCTCACCCCGAGGAGGCGAACATCATCATATTTTCAAGCAAGGAGCCCAAAATGCAGGTGACCATTTCTCTCACCTCGCCGCGGATGAGGGAGGACCCTGCTGCTGAGATCGACAAGCAGGCAGGAGGAAAAGCGGCGGAGAAAG CAGGTTTGACTGAGAAGGATCCTCCTGATCTTCTGAATAAGAAGAAATGTATGGATTACCTCGCTGCTCTTCGTCATGCCAAATGGTTTCAG GCTCGTGCAAACGGACTGCAGTCGTGTGTGATCATCATTCGAGTGCTAAGAGATTTATGTCAGCGGGTTCCCACCTGGGGGAAGCTGCCTTGTTGG GCAATGGAACTTCTGGTGGAGAAGGTGATTAGCAGCGCCACCGGCCCGCTCAGCCCAGGAGAGGCGATGCGCAGAGTGCTGGAGTGCATCTCCACCGGCATCCTGCTGCCAG ATGGACCAGGTTTAATGGACCCCTGTGAGAAAGAGCCAACGGACGCTTTGGAAACGATGAGCCTTCAAGCGAGGGAGGAGATCACAGCCAGCGCACAG CACGCTCTACGGCTGCTCGCTTTCCGCCAGATCCACAAGGTTTTGGGCATGGAGTCGTTGCCAGTGTCCAAGGCCAGCGCCCGTAACCGCAAGCGTCGACGGGACGTCAGTGAGACAGGCGAAGGCGAGGGCGAGGGCAAGAAAGACAAGAAGGAAGAATCAGCGAGTGCTTGA
- the zfr2 gene encoding zinc finger RNA-binding protein isoform X1, with protein MAASNYFGFTHGAGPQYSTQPPPAYSHPSTASYSVQQAPAVAHAVTASYSPAPVQASRPVATAPYPAYQSHQAPPDYTYRQPDPPQPTTTPQTYQVYSDTDNYNYGRPAAVTTYDNKQYYQTSIASAQRTPTENYYQTVGVKSAYSPAPTTVYSQPHHPQRQVTALKPLAPSSSVSTSYNIYPVSTSVQQPPTPISSYTLGSSFSSSVSATSYSGISYSNYDSIGYTSTSTPSYYQPAQQTLSQPQPPPQQSQQQQQPQPPIQAPPKQLTSSSWSNSGSNMVTAPTGNSYKKPMFHQSKLQKPKGPPKQPQLHYCDICKISCAGPQTYREHLEGQKHKKKEAALKSGGQTGTNNGPRGVQTQLRCELCDVSCTGVDAYAAHIRGAKHQKVVKLHTKLGKPIPSTEPVLVNSAPVLTTATAGKPPVSSTSSSTSTTTSSCSVPTPVSTSSTPATAPKQVATSTLGKMTQPVKKPAPSKITVISTKPASAAPPAAAAAAAMVPAAAKVEEPVQPLVQRMEPQSEDEDGDRAGGQGDIQPVGHDYVEEVRNDDGKVIRFHCKLCECSFNDPNAKDMHLKGRRHRLQYKKKVNPELPVEIKPSNRARKLQESKLKKQKQKAVLKRQRDDEQRWHMEMRRYEEDMYWRRMEEEQMYWGEQRRRMAPPPLMSRPGMPVPPLLTCVRRPDSPDDRHIMAKHSTIYPVEEELQAVQRIVSHSERALKLVSDTLLDTETPAVAATDEGDEKGAQTPARLLKGVMRVGILAKGLLLRGDRNVELILLTAKKPNVSLLKSIAKQLPKELATFSEDQYEVQAHPEEANIIIFSSKEPKMQVTISLTSPRMREDPAAEIDKQAGGKAAEKAGLTEKDPPDLLNKKKCMDYLAALRHAKWFQARANGLQSCVIIIRVLRDLCQRVPTWGKLPCWAMELLVEKVISSATGPLSPGEAMRRVLECISTGILLPDGPGLMDPCEKEPTDALETMSLQAREEITASAQHALRLLAFRQIHKVLGMESLPVSKASARNRKRRRDVSETGEGEGEGKKDKKEESASA; from the exons cacCCAGCCTCCCCCAGCTTACTCGCACCCTTCCACAGCCAGTTACAGCGTCCAGCAGGCTCCAGCTGTGGCCCATGCAGTGACCGCGTCCTACTCTCCAGCTCCGGTGCAGGCGTCCCGGCCTGTGGCCACAGCCCCTTACCCCGCCTATCAGAGCCATCAAGCCCCCCCAGACTACACCTACAGGCAGCCTGATCCCCCTcagcccaccaccaccccacAGACGTACCAGGTATATTCAGACACG GATAACTACAACTATGGGCGTCCTGCTGCTGTGACGACCTATGACAATAAGCAGTACTACCAGACAAGTATAGCCTCGGCTCAGAGGACGCCCACAGAGAATTACTACCAAACAG TAGGAGTGAAGAGTGCTTACAGCCCTGCCCCCACCACTGTGTACAGTCAACCCCATCATCCTCAGCGACAAGTGACCGCCCTGAAGCCTCTAGCCCCCTCCAGTTCAGTGTCTACAAGTTACAACATTTACCCCGTGTCCACCAGCGTCCAGCAGCCGCCCACTCCCATTTCTTCGTACACTCTCGGCTCCTCTTTCAGCTCCTCGGTTTCAGCCACCTCCTACTCAG GCATCAGCTACTCCAATTATGATTCAATTGGATATACCTCAACATCCACCCCTTCCTATTATCAACCGGCTCAACAGACGCTCTCCCAGCCCCAACCTCCGCCGCAGCagtcgcagcagcagcaacagcccCAGCCGCCCATCCAGGCTCCCCCCAAGCAGCTGACAAGCTCGTCCTGGAGTAACTCAGGTAGCAACATGGTGACAGCTCCAACTGGAAACAGCTACAAAAAGCCAATGTTTCATCAGAGCAAGCTGCAAAAACCCAAAGGGCCTCCCAAACAGCCACAGCTTCATTACTGTGACATTTGCAAGATCAGCTGTGCAGGCCCTCAG ACATACCGAGAGCACCTTGAAGGTCAGaagcataaaaaaaaggaagcagccCTGAAGTCTGGAGGGCAGACTGGGACCAACAATGGCCCCAGAGGGGTCCAAACTCAACTGCGCTGTGAGCTGTGTGATGTCTCTTGCACTGGAGTGGATGCCTATGCTGCCCATATCCGTGGGGCCAAACACCAGAAG GTGGTGAAACTTCACACCAAACTTGGGAAACCTATCCCTTCCACTGAGCCAGTGTTGGTGAATTCTGCACCAGTCCTCACAACCGCAACAGCTGGGAAACCTCCagtctcctccacctcttcctccacctccaccaccacctcatcCTGCTCTGTTCCCACCCCGGTCTCGACCAGCTCAACTCCTGCAACAGCACCCAAACAGGTGGCGACAAGCACTTTGGGTAAAATGACGCAGCCAGTGAAGAAACCAGCTCCTTCCAAAATAACAGTCATTT CCACTAAACCAGCCAGTGctgcaccaccagcagcagcagctgcagcagcgatgGTGCCAGCAGCAGCCAAGGTGGAGGAGCCTGTGCAGCCTTTGGTCCAGAGGATGGAGCCAcagagtgaggatgaggatggtgaCAGAGCTGGAGGTCAGGGGGACATCCAGCCAGTTGGACACGACTATGTTGAAGAG GTTCGTAACGATGACGGGAAAGTTATTCGGTTCCACTGTAAGTTGTGCGAGTGCAGCTTCAATGACCCCAATGCTAAAGACATGCATCTGAAGGGAAGAAGGCACAGGCTGCAGTACAAG AAGAAAGTCAATCCAGAGCTTCCTGTGGAGATCAAACCCAGTAACCGAgccaggaagctgcaggagagcaaactcaagaaacaaaagcagaaagcGGTGCTGAAGCGGCAGAGAGATGACGAGCAGCGCTGGCACATGGAGATGAG GCGGTATGAGGAGGACATGTactggaggaggatggaggaggagcagatgtACTGGGGGGAGCAGAGGCGCAGGATGGCCCCTCCACCCCTGATGAGCCGCCCTGGCATGCCAGTGCCTCCTTTACTG ACTTGCGTGCGCCGGCCTGACTCCCCGGATGATCGTCACATTATGGCAAAACACTCCACCATTTacccggtggaggaggagctgcaggcagtTCAGAGGATTGTCTCACACTCTGAGAGGGCCTTAAAACTGGTGTCAGATACGCTGCTAGATACAGAGACACCAGCTGTTGCTGCTACTGATGAAGGAGACGAAAAAGG TGCTCAAACTCCGGCTCGGCTGCTGAAAGGTGTGATGAGGGTGGGTATCCTGGCCAAAGGCCTGCTGCTTCGTGGAGACAGAAATGTGGAGCTCATACTTCTCACTGCGAAGAAACCCAACGTCTCTCTCCTGAAGAGCATTGCCAAGCAGCTGCCAAAGGAGCTGGCG ACATTTTCTGAAGATCAGTATGAGGTGCAGGCTCACCCCGAGGAGGCGAACATCATCATATTTTCAAGCAAGGAGCCCAAAATGCAGGTGACCATTTCTCTCACCTCGCCGCGGATGAGGGAGGACCCTGCTGCTGAGATCGACAAGCAGGCAGGAGGAAAAGCGGCGGAGAAAG CAGGTTTGACTGAGAAGGATCCTCCTGATCTTCTGAATAAGAAGAAATGTATGGATTACCTCGCTGCTCTTCGTCATGCCAAATGGTTTCAG GCTCGTGCAAACGGACTGCAGTCGTGTGTGATCATCATTCGAGTGCTAAGAGATTTATGTCAGCGGGTTCCCACCTGGGGGAAGCTGCCTTGTTGG GCAATGGAACTTCTGGTGGAGAAGGTGATTAGCAGCGCCACCGGCCCGCTCAGCCCAGGAGAGGCGATGCGCAGAGTGCTGGAGTGCATCTCCACCGGCATCCTGCTGCCAG ATGGACCAGGTTTAATGGACCCCTGTGAGAAAGAGCCAACGGACGCTTTGGAAACGATGAGCCTTCAAGCGAGGGAGGAGATCACAGCCAGCGCACAG CACGCTCTACGGCTGCTCGCTTTCCGCCAGATCCACAAGGTTTTGGGCATGGAGTCGTTGCCAGTGTCCAAGGCCAGCGCCCGTAACCGCAAGCGTCGACGGGACGTCAGTGAGACAGGCGAAGGCGAGGGCGAGGGCAAGAAAGACAAGAAGGAAGAATCAGCGAGTGCTTGA